The proteins below are encoded in one region of Paeniglutamicibacter cryotolerans:
- the ligA gene encoding NAD-dependent DNA ligase LigA: MGQDGSVSENELNTADQIPADQGGTQPADIGLLPESLRTEYEKLVEDVRRYRFAYYNEDNPLVSDAEFDVLYSRLEEIEALHPGIVSHDSPTQEVGGEVSAAFSPVTHLSRMYSLEDVFSLEEVTAWADKAAANAAIQAPGERLRWLCEVKIDGLAINLLYRNGKLVRAATRGDGTTGEDVTHNVLTIKDIPVQLSGSGWPAEVEIRGEIFIPSQAFAEFNAALLEAGKAQLANPRNAAAGSLRQKDPAETAKRPLRMFVHGIGAREGLASTTQSETYELLRSWGLPVSPYSRVVDSIEQVLAYIEENGAHRHDLLHEIDGIVVKTDSFEIQRALGFTSRVPRWSVAYKYPPEEVHTELLDIQVQVGRTGRVTPFGIMAPVLVAGSTVERATLHNQDVVKAKGVKIGDIVILRKAGDVIPEIVGPVLALREGREQLLRDFVMPENCPSCGEPLAPAKEGDIDIRCLNARSCPIQLTERVAHLGSRGAFDIEALGYEAAQALTVGPGPDPSANGSVIAPAGPGPLTNDSQVFALAAGNPDPALRESLAEVVVWREIRAKGEGTGRFHQVPYFYTKATSKKESVPSKTTLKLFEELEKAKSQPLWRVLVALSIRHVGPTASRALATRYGNMEALTKALEDPEARTHLADIDGLGPIIADALIEWFDVDWHRGIVGQWKSDGVLMADALDASTPRTLEGLSIVVTGTLPNFSRDEAKEAIITRGGKGAGSVSKNTSFLVAGDAAGSKLDKAVSLGVPVLDEEGFLALLEHGPAAFADGAPGVDDTGNDTETDRE, encoded by the coding sequence ATGGGGCAAGATGGTTCAGTGAGTGAGAACGAGCTGAACACAGCAGATCAGATCCCCGCCGACCAGGGCGGCACGCAGCCCGCGGACATCGGGCTGCTCCCGGAGTCCCTACGCACCGAATACGAGAAACTCGTCGAGGACGTGCGCAGGTACCGCTTCGCGTACTACAACGAAGACAACCCGTTGGTCTCCGATGCCGAATTCGATGTGCTGTACTCCCGGCTGGAAGAAATCGAGGCACTGCACCCCGGCATTGTCTCCCATGATTCGCCCACCCAGGAGGTTGGCGGGGAGGTCTCCGCCGCGTTCTCCCCGGTCACGCACCTGAGCCGGATGTACTCGCTGGAGGATGTATTCTCGCTCGAAGAGGTCACCGCGTGGGCCGACAAGGCTGCAGCCAACGCCGCCATCCAGGCACCCGGGGAGCGGCTGCGCTGGCTCTGCGAGGTGAAGATCGACGGCCTGGCCATCAACCTGCTCTACCGCAACGGCAAGCTGGTGCGCGCCGCCACCCGCGGCGATGGGACCACCGGCGAGGACGTCACCCACAACGTGCTCACCATTAAGGACATCCCGGTCCAGCTGTCCGGTTCCGGCTGGCCCGCCGAGGTCGAGATCCGCGGGGAGATCTTCATCCCCTCGCAGGCGTTTGCCGAATTCAACGCTGCACTGCTTGAGGCAGGCAAGGCCCAGCTCGCGAACCCGCGCAACGCCGCCGCCGGCTCGCTGCGGCAGAAGGACCCGGCCGAGACGGCCAAGCGACCGCTGCGGATGTTCGTGCACGGCATCGGTGCCCGCGAGGGCCTGGCTTCCACCACCCAGTCCGAAACGTACGAGCTGCTGCGCTCTTGGGGCCTGCCCGTCTCCCCGTACTCCAGGGTCGTCGACTCGATCGAGCAGGTGCTGGCGTACATCGAGGAGAACGGTGCCCACCGCCACGACCTGCTCCATGAGATCGACGGCATCGTGGTGAAGACCGACTCCTTCGAGATCCAGCGCGCACTGGGCTTCACCTCGCGTGTCCCGCGCTGGTCGGTGGCCTACAAGTACCCGCCGGAGGAGGTCCACACCGAGCTGCTGGACATCCAGGTCCAGGTCGGGCGCACCGGGCGGGTCACGCCGTTCGGGATCATGGCACCGGTGCTGGTCGCCGGTTCCACCGTCGAACGGGCAACCCTGCACAACCAGGACGTGGTCAAGGCCAAGGGCGTGAAAATCGGCGACATCGTGATCCTGCGCAAGGCCGGCGACGTGATCCCCGAGATCGTCGGCCCGGTGCTGGCACTGCGCGAGGGCCGCGAGCAGCTGCTTCGCGACTTCGTGATGCCCGAAAACTGCCCCTCCTGCGGCGAACCGCTTGCCCCGGCGAAGGAGGGCGACATCGACATCCGCTGCCTGAATGCCCGCTCCTGCCCGATCCAGCTCACCGAACGCGTGGCGCACCTGGGCTCGCGCGGCGCGTTCGACATCGAGGCGCTGGGTTACGAGGCAGCGCAGGCCCTGACTGTGGGACCCGGTCCGGACCCGTCCGCCAACGGCAGCGTGATTGCCCCCGCCGGACCGGGCCCGTTGACCAACGATTCCCAGGTCTTTGCGCTGGCGGCGGGCAACCCCGATCCGGCGCTGCGCGAGTCGCTGGCCGAGGTGGTGGTGTGGCGGGAAATCCGGGCCAAGGGCGAGGGCACCGGGCGCTTCCACCAGGTCCCGTACTTCTACACGAAGGCGACGTCGAAGAAGGAATCGGTACCGTCCAAGACCACGCTCAAGCTCTTCGAGGAGCTGGAAAAGGCCAAGTCGCAACCGCTGTGGCGGGTGCTGGTGGCGCTGTCGATCAGGCATGTGGGGCCCACCGCTTCACGCGCGCTGGCCACCCGGTACGGGAACATGGAGGCGCTTACCAAGGCGCTGGAGGACCCGGAGGCACGCACGCACCTGGCCGACATCGATGGCCTCGGGCCGATCATCGCCGACGCGCTCATCGAGTGGTTCGACGTCGACTGGCATCGTGGGATCGTCGGGCAATGGAAGTCCGATGGCGTCCTGATGGCCGACGCGCTTGATGCATCGACGCCGCGCACGCTGGAGGGGCTGAGCATCGTGGTCACCGGCACGCTGCCGAACTTCAGCCGCGACGAGGCCAAGGAGGCCATCATCACCCGCGGCGGCAAGGGCGCAGGATCGGTCTCCAAGAACACCAGCTTCCTGGTGGCAGGCGATGCGGCCGGATCGAAGCTGGACAAGGCGGTCAGCCTCGGCGTTCCGGTGCTCGACGAGGAAGGGTTCCTGGCCCTGCTGGAGCATGGACCGGCGGCCTTCGCCGACGGGGCCCCCGGCGTCGACGACACCGGTAACGACACGGAAACGGACAGGGAGTAG
- a CDS encoding inositol monophosphatase family protein — protein MGAPDIEELLAIARTAAAAGAAVLAERSGVHIDTETKSAAGDWVTGYDRAAEQAVREVITAARPHDAITGEEYGSTVPQTPSDYRWSIDPLDGTANFVRGIRYYATSVAVAGPAPDGNGETAWLAGVVQAPALGQTYWASRGRGAWLADAGGVGHLAVRRLHGPDPGETARILASGFGYDAERRKFQLGVLADLLPGFANIRRIGSAALDLCLVADGTIDAYAEYGTGEHDWSAGALIAEESGVPVLRPESDPGWQAAGYVDFSLLHPPRGRAG, from the coding sequence ATGGGCGCACCGGACATCGAGGAACTGCTGGCCATCGCCCGGACGGCGGCCGCGGCTGGCGCCGCCGTGCTCGCCGAGCGGAGCGGGGTCCACATCGACACCGAAACCAAGAGCGCGGCAGGGGACTGGGTCACCGGCTACGACCGCGCTGCCGAACAGGCGGTGCGCGAAGTCATCACAGCCGCCCGGCCCCACGATGCGATCACCGGCGAGGAATACGGCAGCACCGTTCCGCAGACCCCCAGCGACTACCGCTGGTCCATCGACCCGCTGGATGGCACGGCGAACTTCGTGCGCGGGATCCGCTACTACGCGACATCAGTGGCGGTGGCCGGGCCTGCGCCCGACGGCAACGGGGAAACCGCCTGGCTCGCCGGCGTGGTGCAGGCCCCGGCCTTGGGCCAAACCTACTGGGCCTCCCGCGGACGGGGCGCCTGGCTGGCTGATGCCGGCGGGGTCGGCCACCTCGCCGTGCGTCGGCTGCACGGGCCCGACCCCGGGGAAACGGCAAGGATCCTGGCCAGCGGTTTCGGCTATGATGCCGAACGGCGCAAATTCCAGCTCGGCGTGCTGGCAGATCTGCTGCCGGGCTTCGCAAATATCCGCCGGATCGGCTCGGCCGCCCTCGATCTGTGCCTGGTCGCTGACGGAACCATCGACGCCTATGCCGAGTACGGCACCGGCGAGCACGACTGGTCCGCCGGCGCCCTGATCGCGGAGGAATCCGGTGTCCCGGTGCTGCGCCCGGAGTCCGACCCGGGCTGGCAGGCCGCCGGCTACGTTGACTTCTCGCTGCTGCACCCGCCCCGGGGCCGGGCCGGCTAG
- a CDS encoding glutamate decarboxylase: MTDRNVPFNPYDDVYSSSALRAPAPRKGFPEAEADPRAIYQLVHDELLLDGVSRMNLATFCSTWIEPEAQALMAESIDKNIVDKDEYPQAAELENRCVHMLADLFHAPDPAGSMGTSTIGSSEAAMMSGLAAKWRWKARRQAAGLEHATPNIVSGSVQVCWEKFARYFDVELRQVPMNDRYLLTPEEVLAAVDENTIAVVSTFGQTFTGMFEDVAGISAALDGFQERTGLDIPLHVDAASGGFVAPFCAPEVIWDFRLPRVKSINVSGHKTGLAPLGSGWAIWRERADLPEELIFKVNYLGGEMPTFNLNFSRPGGQVICSYYNFLRLGREGYAKVQGTAYEVAAYLAREIAALGRFEMVFEGQPDHGIPAVTWKHDSGEHAHSLFDLADELRMRGWLVPAYTLPPAQEEVAVQRVIVRRGFSLDMAQMLLEDLSRALDKLDARPPAHPMLPSEGSNFNHNATPVVSDAMLGR; the protein is encoded by the coding sequence ATGACCGATCGGAATGTGCCGTTCAATCCCTATGACGATGTCTATTCCAGCTCGGCGCTCCGTGCCCCGGCACCGCGCAAGGGCTTCCCCGAAGCGGAAGCCGACCCACGGGCCATCTACCAGCTGGTCCACGACGAATTGCTGCTGGACGGGGTCTCTCGGATGAACCTGGCCACGTTCTGCTCCACCTGGATCGAGCCGGAGGCGCAGGCGCTGATGGCCGAATCCATAGACAAGAACATCGTGGACAAGGACGAGTACCCGCAGGCAGCCGAGCTGGAAAACCGCTGCGTGCACATGCTGGCTGACCTCTTCCATGCTCCGGACCCGGCTGGCAGCATGGGCACCAGCACCATCGGTTCCAGCGAAGCGGCGATGATGAGCGGGCTGGCCGCCAAATGGCGGTGGAAGGCCAGGCGCCAGGCCGCCGGGCTGGAACATGCGACACCGAACATCGTCAGCGGTTCGGTCCAGGTCTGCTGGGAAAAGTTCGCCCGCTACTTTGATGTGGAGCTGCGTCAGGTTCCCATGAACGACCGGTACCTGCTCACGCCCGAGGAGGTGCTCGCAGCGGTGGACGAGAACACTATTGCCGTGGTTTCCACGTTTGGCCAGACCTTCACCGGGATGTTCGAGGACGTGGCGGGCATCAGCGCCGCCCTGGACGGTTTCCAGGAACGCACCGGGCTGGATATCCCGCTGCACGTCGATGCGGCATCGGGCGGGTTCGTCGCACCCTTCTGCGCACCGGAGGTGATCTGGGATTTCCGGCTCCCGCGGGTCAAATCGATCAACGTGTCCGGGCACAAGACCGGGCTGGCGCCGCTGGGCAGCGGCTGGGCAATCTGGCGCGAGAGGGCTGACCTTCCCGAAGAGCTGATTTTCAAGGTCAACTACCTGGGCGGGGAAATGCCGACCTTCAACCTGAACTTCTCCCGGCCCGGGGGACAAGTTATCTGCTCGTACTACAACTTCCTGCGCCTGGGCCGCGAGGGCTATGCCAAGGTACAGGGCACCGCCTACGAAGTGGCCGCCTATCTGGCCCGGGAGATAGCAGCGCTGGGCCGCTTTGAGATGGTCTTCGAGGGCCAGCCGGATCATGGCATCCCGGCCGTCACCTGGAAGCATGATTCGGGGGAGCACGCGCACAGCCTGTTCGACCTGGCCGACGAGCTGCGCATGCGCGGTTGGCTGGTCCCGGCCTACACGCTGCCGCCGGCCCAGGAGGAGGTTGCCGTGCAGCGGGTCATCGTGCGGCGCGGCTTCAGCCTGGACATGGCCCAGATGCTGCTCGAGGATCTGAGCCGCGCACTGGACAAGCTCGATGCCCGCCCGCCGGCACATCCGATGCTCCCCTCGGAGGGGTCGAATTTCAACCACAATGCCACGCCCGTGGTTTCGGACGCGATGCTCGGCCGGTAG
- a CDS encoding glucosamine-6-phosphate deaminase translates to MEVLIAQDPAEAAKRAADAVLDGLRRVDGHRLVLGLATGSSPLGLYAELAAAVARGDVDFSETLGFALDEYIGIAPDREQSYRQTLLNDVCKVIGLPEANLNVPDGMGAARAEIAAAAAAYDAKIAAVGGIDVQILGIGTNGHVGFNEPGSSLASRTRIMRLANQTREDNARFFAGIGHVPTHCVTQGLGTLREARRLVLIATGAAKAEAVAAAIEGPLTASCPASVLQLHPDVVICLDEAAASGLRNREYYDASALGFQVTV, encoded by the coding sequence ATGGAAGTACTGATTGCCCAGGACCCCGCTGAGGCGGCAAAACGTGCCGCGGACGCCGTGTTGGACGGGCTGCGGCGCGTCGATGGCCATCGGCTGGTGCTCGGACTGGCCACCGGGTCCTCCCCGCTGGGGCTCTACGCCGAGCTCGCCGCCGCCGTGGCCCGCGGTGACGTCGATTTCTCCGAAACGCTGGGCTTCGCCCTCGACGAATACATCGGGATCGCACCCGACCGGGAACAGTCCTACCGCCAGACCCTGCTCAACGATGTCTGCAAGGTCATCGGCTTGCCCGAAGCCAACCTGAACGTGCCCGATGGCATGGGCGCCGCGCGCGCGGAGATCGCCGCCGCCGCCGCCGCCTACGACGCGAAGATCGCCGCGGTGGGCGGCATTGACGTACAGATCCTGGGCATCGGCACCAACGGCCATGTGGGCTTCAACGAGCCCGGATCCTCGCTGGCATCACGTACCCGGATCATGCGTCTGGCCAACCAGACCCGCGAGGACAACGCCCGCTTCTTCGCAGGTATCGGCCACGTCCCCACCCACTGCGTCACCCAGGGCCTGGGTACGCTGCGCGAAGCGCGCCGGCTGGTGCTCATCGCCACCGGTGCCGCCAAGGCCGAGGCAGTGGCGGCTGCCATCGAGGGACCGCTGACCGCGTCCTGCCCGGCCTCGGTACTGCAGCTGCACCCCGACGTGGTGATCTGCCTCGATGAGGCCGCCGCCTCCGGTCTGCGGAACCGCGAGTACTACGACGCCTCGGCGCTCGGCTTCCAGGTCACCGTCTAG
- a CDS encoding ROK family protein, producing MRLGLDIGGTKTAAAIVRDDGTVAALCTARSGYGPRQVVQVAAALARQAIAETGSIRPASAGACMPGLVEPSTGMVRHAVNLGVTGLNLAVELEAELGYAVAVENDVKAAALGADQLMAARTGLRGPGTGLYRATTHRTLAYLNIGTGLAAAVVRDGEVLRGLDGVVGEIGHLPMGGDARCKCGQTGCLETLASGSALDRLWAQPRGRDPFAAGAAGDEQAAAAARVLCTGIALSLQLLVLTTGADRIVLGGGLVALGPALRDGIRSELDRRADSSEFVSSLGLAERFELLPSDVPVAALGAALLPHHT from the coding sequence ATGAGGCTGGGTCTGGACATCGGCGGAACCAAGACGGCCGCGGCCATCGTGCGCGACGACGGGACGGTGGCGGCGCTGTGCACGGCCCGCTCCGGATACGGTCCACGCCAGGTGGTCCAGGTGGCGGCCGCACTGGCCCGCCAAGCCATCGCCGAGACCGGTTCGATCCGGCCGGCATCCGCCGGGGCCTGTATGCCGGGCCTCGTCGAACCATCCACCGGCATGGTCCGCCATGCGGTGAACCTGGGGGTCACGGGGCTGAACCTCGCCGTCGAGCTCGAGGCCGAACTGGGCTACGCGGTGGCGGTCGAAAACGACGTGAAGGCGGCAGCGCTGGGCGCCGACCAGCTGATGGCGGCCCGCACGGGCCTGCGCGGCCCGGGAACCGGGCTGTACCGCGCCACGACCCACCGGACCCTGGCCTACCTGAACATCGGCACCGGTCTGGCCGCCGCCGTGGTCCGCGACGGAGAAGTCCTGCGCGGCCTCGACGGCGTCGTCGGGGAAATCGGACACCTGCCCATGGGCGGGGATGCCCGGTGCAAATGCGGCCAGACCGGCTGCCTGGAAACCCTCGCCTCGGGTTCGGCCCTGGACCGGCTCTGGGCCCAGCCCCGGGGCCGCGATCCGTTCGCTGCCGGCGCCGCCGGCGACGAGCAGGCGGCGGCCGCCGCACGGGTCCTGTGCACCGGAATCGCGCTGTCGCTGCAGCTGCTCGTGCTGACCACCGGTGCCGACCGGATAGTGCTCGGCGGCGGACTGGTCGCATTGGGACCGGCGCTGAGGGACGGTATACGCTCGGAATTGGACCGCCGTGCCGACTCCTCCGAATTCGTTTCCTCGCTGGGTCTCGCCGAACGGTTCGAGTTGCTGCCCTCAGACGTTCCGGTGGCTGCCCTGGGTGCCGCATTGCTGCCGCACCACACCTAA
- a CDS encoding glycoside hydrolase family 3 protein: MSTPTTDPRVLAAGTLMPGFSGTTTPAWVARALAGGLASIALYGTNLESSTQLRELCAELRSLAPDLLLAVDEEGGDVTRLHYLTGSNQPGNALLGRINDPALTEASAAAIGAELAGYGINLNLAPDADVNSTPENPVIGVRSFGADPGLVAAHTSAWIRGIEGAGVASCSKHFPGHGDTATDSHLALPRLDVDAALLHERELAPFRAVVTCNGASIMTSHILVDALDPVNPATFSSAILGDLLRTSMGFTGAVITDALDMAGASADTGIPEAAVRALAAGADLLCLGSETTEETYTHCLDAIVAAVASDRLPIERLQDAARRTAVLAGAFPAGSPQSGGTVPTAEVIATAFELCDTVSGWIADPAPAALIQVDSAANMAVGSVPWGPAATGGGRTEEQLGGGEKVALIGRNLDADHPLWAVRDRLSRAGHRVLVVECGWPRGNADVVTFGASLSVSRALAQLLGSVDVDVAT; the protein is encoded by the coding sequence ATGTCGACTCCCACCACCGACCCACGGGTCCTCGCCGCCGGCACGCTGATGCCCGGCTTCAGCGGTACCACCACCCCCGCGTGGGTGGCCCGCGCGCTGGCCGGCGGGCTGGCCTCCATCGCCCTCTACGGAACGAATCTCGAATCCTCCACGCAGTTGCGCGAACTCTGCGCCGAACTGCGCTCACTGGCCCCGGACCTGCTGCTTGCCGTAGACGAGGAGGGTGGGGACGTCACCCGCCTGCACTACCTCACCGGCTCCAACCAGCCCGGAAACGCCTTGCTGGGGCGGATCAACGACCCGGCGCTGACCGAGGCCAGCGCGGCGGCCATCGGCGCCGAGCTGGCCGGCTACGGAATCAATCTGAACCTGGCCCCCGATGCCGATGTTAACTCCACCCCGGAAAACCCCGTCATCGGCGTACGCAGCTTCGGGGCGGACCCCGGGCTGGTCGCCGCCCACACCAGCGCCTGGATCCGCGGGATCGAGGGGGCAGGCGTGGCATCGTGCTCCAAGCACTTCCCCGGCCACGGGGACACTGCCACCGACTCGCACCTGGCCCTGCCGCGCCTGGATGTCGATGCCGCACTGCTTCACGAGCGCGAACTGGCCCCGTTCCGGGCCGTGGTGACCTGCAACGGCGCCAGCATCATGACCAGCCACATCCTGGTCGATGCGCTGGACCCGGTGAATCCAGCCACCTTCTCGAGCGCGATCCTGGGCGACCTGCTGCGCACCTCGATGGGCTTCACGGGCGCCGTCATCACCGATGCCCTGGACATGGCCGGAGCCAGCGCGGACACCGGGATCCCCGAGGCCGCCGTCCGCGCCCTGGCCGCCGGGGCGGACCTGCTCTGCCTCGGTTCGGAAACCACCGAAGAAACCTACACGCACTGTCTGGACGCCATCGTCGCCGCGGTGGCCTCGGACCGGTTGCCGATCGAACGCCTGCAAGACGCTGCCCGACGCACCGCCGTGCTGGCCGGGGCCTTCCCCGCGGGGTCCCCGCAGAGCGGTGGGACGGTGCCAACCGCGGAGGTCATCGCCACGGCGTTCGAACTCTGCGATACGGTGTCCGGCTGGATCGCGGATCCCGCCCCGGCGGCCCTGATACAGGTCGATTCGGCCGCGAACATGGCCGTCGGCTCCGTGCCCTGGGGGCCGGCCGCCACCGGTGGCGGGCGCACCGAGGAGCAGCTTGGCGGTGGGGAGAAGGTCGCGCTGATTGGCCGGAACCTCGACGCCGACCACCCGCTGTGGGCAGTGCGGGACCGCTTGTCCCGCGCTGGACACCGGGTGCTGGTCGTCGAATGCGGCTGGCCGCGGGGCAATGCCGACGTGGTGACCTTTGGCGCCTCGCTCTCCGTTTCCCGCGCCCTGGCCCAGCTGCTCGGATCCGTGGACGTGGACGTGGCGACATGA
- a CDS encoding carbohydrate ABC transporter permease yields the protein MSLKSVATSFYTLLAVVIALAWAFPVYWMLNSSLLPNSTLQSLTPTFLPFGGSLDNFTSVFKHNDGSFFTALGISLTVTLSTVAIVLFIAFLGALAISRFRFKGRKSFILALLLIQMLPAEGMFIAQYKMMSSVGMLNNVIGLTVLYTAAVVPFTIWMLRGFVAGVPAELEEAAMVDGLSRTQAFLRITFPLLAPGLVASGVYAFLQAWNEFTVALVLMDGENQTLPLWLRGFVQSSATRETDWGMVMAASTLVAVPVIIFFLLVQSKMSSGLVGGAVKG from the coding sequence ATGAGCCTGAAATCCGTCGCCACCAGCTTCTACACCCTGCTCGCCGTGGTCATTGCCCTGGCTTGGGCCTTCCCGGTGTACTGGATGCTGAATTCCTCCCTGCTGCCGAATTCCACGCTGCAGTCCCTCACCCCGACATTCCTGCCCTTCGGCGGCTCGCTGGACAACTTCACCTCGGTCTTCAAGCACAACGATGGCAGCTTCTTCACCGCCCTGGGCATCTCGCTGACCGTCACGCTGAGCACGGTGGCGATCGTGCTGTTCATTGCCTTCCTCGGCGCGCTGGCCATTTCCCGGTTCCGTTTCAAGGGCCGCAAGTCCTTCATCCTGGCCCTGCTGCTGATCCAGATGCTCCCCGCCGAGGGCATGTTCATCGCCCAGTACAAGATGATGTCCTCAGTGGGCATGCTCAACAACGTGATTGGGCTGACCGTGCTCTATACAGCGGCAGTGGTGCCATTCACCATCTGGATGCTGCGTGGATTCGTCGCCGGCGTCCCCGCCGAGCTGGAGGAGGCTGCCATGGTCGACGGGCTCTCGCGTACGCAGGCCTTCCTGCGCATCACCTTCCCGCTGCTGGCTCCGGGGCTGGTCGCCTCCGGCGTCTACGCATTCCTGCAGGCCTGGAACGAGTTCACCGTCGCGCTGGTGCTCATGGACGGCGAGAACCAGACATTGCCGTTGTGGCTGCGCGGCTTCGTGCAATCAAGCGCCACCCGCGAAACCGACTGGGGAATGGTCATGGCGGCCTCGACGCTGGTCGCAGTCCCCGTCATCATCTTCTTCCTCCTGGTCCAGTCCAAGATGAGCTCCGGGCTCGTCGGCGGCGCGGTGAAAGGCTAA
- a CDS encoding carbohydrate ABC transporter permease: protein MSTNAPAPPQARQRVETPAAQLKTPRKKRTWVAPVLLILPSIVVLMAALGYPIGWQFITSFKKFGLLQQFGAAPEWVGFANYIALLQDPYLWVVLGRSLLFCLICAFSTVAIGGGLAMLMKRVGTAARLILQIAMLLAWSMPVVATMTVWIWLVDWRRGVLNWVLDKFGADSIGHNWLASPVTFFAIAVVIVVWMSVPFVALSIYAGLTQVSAEVLEAAEMDGATGWQRTRLIVMPLIAPVLSIVLLLQLIWDLRVFTQIKLLQEAGGTASETNMLGTYIYQLGVGSGDFGTASAVSILMLIITVAISWYYVRSLMKEEN from the coding sequence ATGTCCACGAATGCCCCGGCACCACCCCAAGCCAGGCAAAGGGTCGAGACACCCGCCGCGCAGCTGAAGACACCCCGGAAGAAGCGCACGTGGGTTGCACCGGTGCTGCTGATCCTTCCCTCGATCGTGGTCCTGATGGCCGCACTGGGGTACCCGATCGGCTGGCAGTTCATCACCAGCTTCAAGAAATTCGGCCTGCTGCAGCAGTTCGGCGCCGCACCGGAATGGGTCGGCTTCGCCAACTACATCGCCCTTCTCCAGGACCCGTACCTGTGGGTCGTGCTGGGACGCTCGCTGCTCTTCTGCCTGATCTGCGCCTTCTCCACGGTTGCCATCGGCGGCGGCCTGGCGATGCTGATGAAGCGCGTCGGCACCGCTGCCCGGCTCATCCTCCAGATCGCCATGCTGCTGGCCTGGTCGATGCCCGTGGTCGCGACCATGACCGTCTGGATCTGGCTGGTCGACTGGCGCCGCGGCGTGCTGAACTGGGTGCTGGACAAGTTCGGTGCCGACTCCATTGGACACAACTGGCTGGCCAGTCCGGTGACCTTCTTTGCCATCGCCGTGGTCATCGTAGTCTGGATGTCCGTCCCTTTTGTTGCGCTGAGCATCTACGCCGGGCTTACCCAGGTCTCGGCCGAGGTCCTCGAAGCCGCCGAAATGGACGGCGCCACCGGCTGGCAGCGGACCCGGCTGATTGTGATGCCGTTGATTGCACCGGTGCTTTCGATCGTGCTGCTGCTGCAGCTGATCTGGGACCTGCGCGTCTTTACCCAGATCAAACTGCTGCAGGAGGCCGGCGGCACGGCCAGCGAAACCAACATGCTCGGCACCTATATCTACCAACTGGGTGTTGGGTCAGGGGACTTCGGAACGGCCAGCGCCGTATCGATCCTCATGCTCATCATCACCGTTGCCATCAGCTGGTACTACGTACGCTCGCTGATGAAGGAGGAAAACTAA